Proteins co-encoded in one Ensifer sp. PDNC004 genomic window:
- the hlyD gene encoding secretion protein HlyD, which translates to MNKPAIALILIAGTAAGAWWFDVPERLGWIGKEQTSVLYGNIDIRQVSLGFRVSGRIASLGVDEGDTVKPGDVLATLDAVPFEQAVAAAQADLGALRANLAKLRAGARPTEIAQARATHEERLADLENAALAYERARQLRPNGTISQANLDEASANRAAAAARATSAREALALIEEGSRIEDIEAAQAQVLAAEAKLESARTSLADTQLFAPSAGTVLSRVREAGAIVAPSDTVYVVSLNEPVWVRAYVAEPDLGRVHPGMAVEVTSDSAPDHRYKATVGFISPVAEFTPKSVETPELRTDLVYRLRIVVDKPGADLRQGMPVTVHLPEKAGAAQ; encoded by the coding sequence GGTACCGCGGCCGGCGCCTGGTGGTTCGACGTTCCCGAGCGGCTCGGCTGGATCGGCAAGGAGCAGACCTCCGTGCTCTACGGCAACATCGACATCCGACAGGTTTCGCTTGGCTTCCGCGTCAGCGGCCGCATCGCAAGCCTTGGCGTCGACGAGGGCGACACGGTCAAGCCCGGAGACGTTCTGGCGACGCTGGACGCCGTCCCGTTCGAGCAGGCAGTCGCCGCGGCGCAGGCCGATCTCGGCGCGCTCAGAGCCAACCTTGCAAAACTGAGGGCGGGCGCACGCCCGACCGAAATCGCCCAGGCGCGCGCCACCCATGAGGAGCGCCTGGCCGATCTCGAAAACGCCGCTCTCGCCTATGAGCGTGCCCGGCAATTGCGCCCGAACGGCACCATCTCCCAGGCCAATCTCGACGAAGCGAGCGCCAACAGGGCAGCGGCCGCAGCGCGCGCCACTTCCGCCCGCGAGGCCCTGGCGCTCATCGAAGAGGGAAGCCGGATCGAGGATATCGAAGCGGCCCAAGCGCAGGTGCTTGCCGCCGAAGCCAAGCTCGAAAGCGCCCGCACCTCGCTTGCCGATACCCAGCTGTTTGCGCCGAGCGCCGGCACGGTCCTGTCGCGGGTGCGTGAAGCCGGCGCCATCGTCGCGCCCTCCGACACCGTCTACGTCGTCTCGCTGAACGAGCCCGTCTGGGTTCGCGCCTATGTGGCGGAGCCGGACCTTGGCCGCGTACATCCCGGCATGGCCGTCGAGGTCACCTCCGACAGTGCCCCGGACCACCGCTACAAGGCGACAGTCGGGTTCATTTCACCGGTCGCCGAATTCACGCCCAAGTCGGTGGAAACGCCGGAACTGCGCACCGATCTCGTCTATCGCCTGCGCATCGTGGTCGACAAGCCGGGGGCCGATCTGCGGCAGGGCATGCCGGTGACCGTACATCTGCCGGAGAAAGCTGGAGCCGCGCAATGA
- a CDS encoding ATP-binding cassette domain-containing protein, translating into MSDEAPFVRIADVVKRFGDAPPALDHIAGEILGGRITGLVGPDGAGKTTLIRLMTGLMVPDEGKVEVLGFDTVTNAADIQAAIGYMPQRFGLYEDLSVQENLNLYADLRGLPLGERAATFNELLEFTDLKRFTARLAGKLSGGMKQKLGLACALLRKPRLLLLDEPGVGVDPISRRDLWKMVENLTKEGIGVVWSTAYLDEAEACDSVLLLNEGKLLFTGSPAELTARVADRVFKVSGITHARRQKLASYLDGDDVVDGVIQGEAIRLVMKPGTKPPAPDEHSAAAGVATTTPRFEDAFIDMLGGGPGGRSKLAETQTPFPTDNGRPVIEARGLTKRFGDFTAADAITFDIPRGQIFGLLGPNGAGKSTTFKMLCGLLKPTAGEGRVAGFDLRRDAAEARNRLGYMAQKFSLYGDLSVGQNLSFFAGVYGLSGARKRERIRLMTEIFGFARLLGMSAKDLPLGLKQRLALACAVLHEPEALFLDEPTSGVDPITRREFWTHINGLVEKGVTVLVTTHFMDEAEYCDRISLIYRGRSIALGSPDQLKAQVASPELPDPTMEDAFIALVQGSEEKEAA; encoded by the coding sequence ATGAGCGACGAGGCGCCTTTCGTTCGCATCGCCGATGTGGTCAAGCGTTTTGGCGATGCTCCGCCAGCGCTCGACCATATCGCTGGCGAGATCCTCGGCGGGCGGATTACCGGGCTCGTCGGCCCTGACGGCGCGGGAAAGACCACACTGATCCGGCTGATGACCGGCCTCATGGTGCCGGACGAGGGCAAGGTCGAGGTTCTCGGTTTCGACACGGTGACGAATGCCGCTGATATCCAGGCGGCCATCGGCTACATGCCACAGCGCTTCGGCCTCTACGAGGACCTTTCCGTTCAGGAGAACCTCAATCTCTACGCCGATCTGCGCGGCCTGCCGCTTGGCGAGCGTGCAGCGACCTTTAACGAACTGCTCGAATTCACCGACCTCAAGCGCTTCACCGCGCGCCTTGCCGGCAAGCTCTCCGGCGGTATGAAGCAGAAGCTTGGCCTGGCCTGCGCCCTGCTGCGCAAGCCGAGGCTGCTCCTGCTCGACGAACCGGGCGTCGGCGTCGACCCGATCTCGCGCCGCGATCTCTGGAAGATGGTCGAGAACCTGACGAAGGAAGGCATCGGCGTCGTCTGGTCCACGGCCTATCTGGACGAAGCCGAAGCCTGCGACAGCGTTCTGCTCTTGAACGAAGGCAAGCTCCTGTTCACGGGCAGTCCCGCCGAACTGACCGCCAGGGTCGCCGATCGCGTCTTCAAGGTTTCCGGCATTACGCATGCGCGACGCCAGAAGCTCGCAAGCTATCTCGACGGCGACGATGTCGTCGACGGCGTCATCCAGGGCGAAGCGATCCGTCTGGTCATGAAGCCCGGGACTAAGCCGCCGGCCCCGGACGAACATTCCGCAGCAGCGGGCGTGGCGACCACCACGCCACGTTTCGAGGATGCCTTCATCGACATGCTCGGCGGCGGCCCCGGCGGCCGCTCGAAGCTCGCGGAAACCCAGACACCTTTCCCGACCGACAACGGGCGCCCGGTCATCGAAGCGCGCGGACTGACGAAGCGCTTCGGCGATTTCACTGCCGCCGACGCAATCACCTTCGACATACCACGCGGCCAGATCTTCGGGCTCTTGGGTCCGAACGGGGCCGGCAAATCCACGACTTTCAAGATGCTATGCGGGCTGTTGAAGCCAACCGCCGGCGAAGGCCGCGTCGCCGGCTTCGATCTGCGCCGCGATGCCGCCGAGGCGCGCAACCGGCTCGGCTACATGGCGCAGAAATTCTCGCTCTACGGCGATTTGAGTGTCGGCCAGAACCTGAGCTTCTTTGCCGGCGTCTACGGGTTATCCGGCGCGCGCAAACGCGAGCGCATCCGGTTGATGACGGAAATCTTCGGCTTCGCCCGCCTGCTCGGCATGTCGGCGAAGGATCTGCCGCTCGGCCTCAAGCAGCGGCTGGCGCTCGCCTGTGCCGTGCTGCACGAACCGGAAGCGCTGTTTCTCGACGAACCGACCTCCGGCGTCGATCCCATAACCCGGCGCGAGTTCTGGACCCATATCAACGGCCTCGTCGAGAAAGGCGTGACCGTCCTCGTCACCACCCACTTCATGGACGAGGCCGAATATTGCGACCGCATTTCGCTGATTTATCGCGGCCGGTCGATCGCGCTGGGCTCACCGGACCAATTGAAGGCCCAGGTCGCCAGCCCCGAGCTGCCGGACCCGACGATGGAGGATGCCTTCATCGCCCTGGTTCAGGGCTCGGAGGAGAAAGAGGCCGCATGA
- a CDS encoding ABC transporter permease, producing MSARATTTEGRATRARRFAALVLKESYQIVRDPSSILIAFVLPMILLFLFGYGVSLDTTQTRIGLVVEEEAPLTRDLAAGFQASRYFLVTVGRDRRDFEEDLVLGRVRGIIVIPAGFMADYAAGRHPNVQVLVDGSDPNTANFVQNYAQATVANWERQRLSDGAGRPPAISAEQRFWFNPELTSRNFLVPGSIAIVMTLVGTLLTSLVVAREWERGTMEAMMATPVSAAELLAGKLLPYFILGLTSMTLCVLLAVFLFGVPFRGSVAALYALSATFLMPALGQGLLISAATKNQFLASQLALISAFLPAFLLSGFLFEINSMPTVIQWITFIVPARYLIPSLQTVFLAGDIWPMFGKSIAAMLLIGSVFFALAARSTRKRIG from the coding sequence ATGAGCGCGCGCGCCACAACGACCGAGGGCCGGGCCACGAGAGCCAGACGCTTTGCCGCGCTGGTGCTCAAGGAAAGCTATCAGATCGTTCGCGACCCGAGCAGTATCCTGATCGCCTTCGTGCTGCCGATGATCCTTCTGTTTCTCTTCGGCTACGGCGTTTCGCTCGACACGACGCAGACCCGGATCGGCCTCGTCGTCGAGGAAGAAGCGCCGTTGACCCGCGATCTCGCCGCCGGTTTCCAGGCGTCACGCTACTTCCTTGTAACGGTCGGGCGCGATCGGCGTGATTTCGAGGAGGATCTGGTGCTCGGCCGCGTGCGCGGCATCATCGTGATTCCCGCTGGGTTCATGGCGGACTACGCCGCCGGCCGGCACCCGAATGTGCAAGTGCTCGTCGATGGCTCCGATCCAAATACGGCAAACTTCGTCCAGAACTATGCGCAGGCGACCGTTGCCAACTGGGAGCGCCAGCGGCTGAGCGATGGCGCCGGTCGGCCGCCGGCGATTTCCGCCGAGCAGCGTTTCTGGTTCAATCCGGAGCTCACCAGCCGGAACTTCCTGGTGCCGGGCTCGATCGCCATCGTCATGACGCTGGTCGGGACGCTGCTCACCTCCCTCGTCGTTGCGCGCGAATGGGAGCGCGGAACGATGGAGGCGATGATGGCAACGCCGGTTTCGGCAGCCGAGCTCCTTGCCGGCAAGCTCCTGCCCTATTTTATCCTCGGGCTCACCTCGATGACGCTCTGCGTCCTCCTTGCCGTCTTCCTCTTCGGCGTTCCTTTTCGCGGCTCGGTCGCAGCGCTCTACGCGCTATCAGCGACTTTCCTAATGCCGGCGCTCGGTCAGGGCCTGTTGATTTCGGCGGCGACCAAGAACCAATTCCTCGCCTCGCAGCTCGCGCTGATTTCGGCGTTTCTTCCGGCCTTCCTGCTTTCGGGGTTTCTCTTCGAGATCAATTCCATGCCGACGGTCATCCAGTGGATCACCTTCATCGTGCCGGCGCGCTATCTGATCCCGAGCCTGCAGACGGTGTTTCTGGCCGGCGACATCTGGCCGATGTTCGGCAAGTCCATTGCCGCCATGCTCCTGATCGGCAGCGTGTTCTTTGCGCTCGCCGCTCGCAGCACCCGCAAGAGGATCGGCTGA
- a CDS encoding ABC transporter permease: protein MWWTRLKALIVKELLAVLRDPKGRTVLIVPPILQLLVFSYAATLEVTNVDVLVLNRDNGHWSQDLIEGIDGSPTFRSIRFTDSPQDVRLAIDTQQVIAAIEIGPTFSREIEAGRPAEVQVILDGRRSNASQIVSGYLGRIVGTLAAETPAGKRLASGAVTVVARNWFNPNLTYQWFMVPNLVASIALLIGLIVTALSIARERELGTFDQLMVSPLRTHEILIGKLIPPMMIGLFHITIYILAAVFIFGVPLRGSLLLLYGSAVFYLASVVGLGLFISALSMTQQQAILGAFLFMVPAMLLSGFATPIENMPSWLQPITYVNPLRYFLVIVKGVFLKDIPTVEVARQTIPLFLIAIVTLSAASWLFRRRLE from the coding sequence ATGTGGTGGACCAGACTGAAAGCCCTGATCGTCAAGGAATTGCTGGCGGTGCTGCGCGACCCCAAGGGGCGCACCGTGCTGATCGTGCCGCCGATCCTGCAGCTTCTGGTGTTTTCCTACGCCGCGACGCTCGAGGTCACCAATGTCGACGTGCTAGTGCTGAACCGCGACAACGGCCACTGGAGCCAGGATCTGATCGAGGGGATCGACGGCTCGCCCACCTTCCGAAGCATCCGCTTCACCGACAGTCCGCAGGACGTGCGCCTGGCGATCGACACTCAGCAGGTCATTGCGGCGATCGAAATCGGCCCCACCTTCTCGCGCGAAATCGAGGCAGGCCGGCCGGCGGAGGTGCAGGTCATCCTCGACGGCCGCCGCTCCAATGCGTCGCAGATCGTCTCCGGTTATCTCGGCCGTATCGTCGGCACGCTTGCCGCAGAGACGCCCGCCGGCAAGCGCTTGGCATCGGGGGCGGTCACCGTCGTCGCCCGCAACTGGTTCAATCCGAACCTTACCTATCAGTGGTTCATGGTCCCGAACCTCGTCGCCAGCATCGCGCTGTTGATCGGCCTGATCGTGACCGCGCTGTCGATCGCGCGCGAACGCGAGTTGGGGACGTTCGACCAACTCATGGTGTCGCCGCTTCGAACCCATGAGATCCTGATCGGCAAGCTGATCCCGCCGATGATGATCGGGCTCTTCCACATCACCATCTATATTCTGGCGGCCGTCTTCATCTTCGGGGTGCCGCTGCGCGGCTCGCTGCTGTTGCTCTATGGCAGCGCGGTGTTCTACCTCGCCTCCGTCGTCGGTCTCGGCCTGTTCATTTCGGCCCTGTCGATGACGCAGCAGCAGGCGATCCTCGGCGCATTCCTGTTCATGGTGCCGGCGATGCTGCTTTCGGGGTTTGCCACGCCGATCGAGAACATGCCGTCCTGGCTGCAGCCGATCACCTATGTCAATCCGCTGCGCTACTTCCTCGTGATCGTGAAGGGCGTGTTCCTCAAGGACATTCCGACGGTCGAGGTGGCGCGACAGACGATCCCGTTGTTTCTGATCGCCATCGTCACCCTCTCGGCCGCATCCTGGCTCTTCCGTCGCCGGCTGGAGTGA
- a CDS encoding alpha/beta hydrolase codes for MVDHGYVHKLKAGKPGQPIFFVFHGTGGDENQFFTFASELLPEATIVSPRGDVSEYGAARFFKRTGEGVYDMADLARATEKMAAFVKALAAEHQASQVIGLGYSNGANILANVLIEGGVFDKAVLMHPLIPFRPKDNAALKGRRVLITAGERDPICPAPLTQALADYFQGQGAATETEWHSGGHDIRQNEIAAIARFLKD; via the coding sequence ATGGTAGATCATGGCTATGTTCACAAGCTGAAGGCCGGAAAGCCCGGCCAGCCGATATTTTTCGTGTTCCACGGGACCGGCGGTGACGAGAACCAGTTCTTCACCTTCGCATCCGAGCTTCTGCCCGAAGCGACGATCGTTTCGCCGCGTGGCGACGTTTCGGAATATGGCGCCGCACGCTTCTTCAAGCGCACCGGCGAGGGTGTCTACGACATGGCGGACCTTGCCCGCGCCACCGAGAAGATGGCGGCCTTCGTCAAGGCGCTGGCTGCGGAGCATCAGGCTTCACAGGTGATCGGCCTTGGTTATTCCAACGGCGCGAACATTCTCGCCAACGTTCTGATCGAAGGCGGTGTTTTCGACAAGGCAGTGCTGATGCATCCCTTGATCCCGTTCCGCCCGAAAGACAATGCGGCGCTGAAGGGGCGTCGCGTCCTGATTACCGCCGGCGAGCGTGACCCGATCTGCCCGGCTCCGCTGACCCAGGCGCTCGCGGACTACTTCCAGGGGCAGGGTGCCGCAACCGAGACCGAGTGGCATTCGGGCGGGCACGACATCCGTCAGAATGAGATTGCGGCGATCGCGCGCTTCCTGAAGGACTGA
- a CDS encoding VOC family protein: MLNQIKGLHHVTSMADDARENNLFFTRSLGLRRVKKTVNFDSPDVYHLYYGDEAGTPGTVMTYFPFPQMPRGRAGTGEVGTTVFSVPEGSLGFWKERLATLGVTGLKDEETFGEKRLNFAGPDGDGFALVEVKDDGRAPWTEGGISADHAIRGFHSAALRLRDEGATAELLKFMGYEELDRKDGVTRLIVPGGNDARVIDLETMPNIGRASQGAGSVHHIAFAVENREMQLEVRKALMDTGYQVTPVIDRDYFWAIYFRTPGGVLFEIATNEPGFERDEDLAHLGEALKLPQQHKHLRPILESHLEKID; encoded by the coding sequence ATGCTCAATCAGATCAAGGGTCTGCATCACGTCACCTCGATGGCCGACGATGCGCGCGAGAACAACCTGTTCTTCACCAGGTCGCTCGGCCTGCGCCGGGTCAAAAAGACGGTCAACTTCGACTCGCCCGATGTCTATCACCTCTATTACGGCGACGAAGCCGGCACGCCTGGCACGGTCATGACCTATTTCCCATTCCCGCAGATGCCGCGTGGCCGCGCCGGTACCGGCGAAGTCGGAACCACCGTCTTCTCTGTGCCTGAAGGCTCGCTCGGGTTCTGGAAGGAGCGGCTGGCGACGCTGGGCGTCACCGGTCTCAAGGATGAGGAAACCTTCGGTGAAAAGCGCCTGAATTTTGCCGGTCCTGACGGCGACGGCTTCGCACTCGTCGAGGTCAAGGACGATGGGCGGGCGCCCTGGACGGAAGGCGGCATTTCGGCGGACCATGCAATCCGCGGCTTCCATTCCGCAGCCCTGCGTCTGCGCGACGAAGGGGCGACGGCCGAGCTTCTGAAGTTCATGGGCTACGAAGAACTCGATCGCAAGGATGGCGTCACCCGTCTGATCGTGCCCGGCGGCAACGATGCCCGCGTCATCGACCTCGAAACGATGCCGAACATCGGCCGCGCCTCGCAAGGGGCAGGCTCGGTGCACCACATCGCCTTTGCCGTCGAGAACCGCGAAATGCAGCTCGAGGTGCGCAAGGCGCTGATGGACACGGGCTATCAGGTGACGCCGGTCATCGACCGCGATTACTTCTGGGCGATCTACTTCCGCACGCCGGGCGGCGTGCTGTTCGAGATCGCGACCAACGAGCCGGGCTTCGAGCGGGACGAGGATCTCGCCCATCTCGGTGAGGCGCTGAAGCTGCCGCAGCAGCACAAGCACCTGCGTCCGATCCTCGAAAGCCACCTTGAGAAGATCGACTAG
- a CDS encoding sensor histidine kinase: MKHRLVLAFLLLPLLAAMLAWKGYAVTTDSYLREASAQATTALRLAVTALDGHLNRYQALPALIADHDDVRELVTRPRDRRLREAVDSYLKDINGLLQSSDIYVITPDGNTIAASNYDGPTSFVGQNFSYRPYFQEALRGQQSRFYALGTTSLKRGYFFGSPIRVGNEIRGVMVFKVDVERIEASWQGGEYKIFVSDPEGIIFMSGDPEWRYASVLPLTSDRLARTEASRRYADATVHALPVLERVSSDRHFLTVSAGNSSREYLMLSQRMPDADWTVNVLVDTASVRTQALTTVIAALLLLCLAGLGVAIIFQRRARLNERLSMQAEARAELERRVDERTADLARVNAQIEEEIAERRLTEKQLRRTQADLIQAGKLAGLGQMSAALSHEFNQPLAAAKTYADSAALLIERGRSDEATDNIRRISGLVDRMAAISKHLRNFARKPNEKLGPVLVEDVVRDTMEIVSVRLKAAAASIDIDLGDEPLVVRAGSVRLQQVLVNIISNAADAVEGLDDRTIRLRARQEDGKVVLTVSDPGPGIAPAIAERIFDPFFSTKGVGKGLGLGLSISYNIIKDFGGSLIATNPAGGGAEFRIELAAENSNAREAAE; this comes from the coding sequence GTGAAACATCGCTTAGTCCTGGCGTTCCTGCTGTTGCCGCTGCTTGCAGCCATGCTGGCATGGAAAGGCTATGCGGTCACGACCGACAGCTATTTGCGCGAGGCAAGCGCCCAGGCGACGACGGCGCTGCGCCTCGCCGTCACCGCGCTCGACGGCCACCTCAACCGATACCAGGCGCTGCCGGCGCTGATTGCGGATCATGACGACGTCCGCGAGCTCGTCACCCGCCCGCGCGACCGGCGGCTACGGGAGGCCGTCGACAGCTACCTCAAGGACATCAACGGCCTGCTGCAGTCCTCGGACATCTACGTGATCACGCCGGATGGCAACACCATCGCCGCCAGCAACTATGACGGGCCGACGAGCTTCGTCGGGCAGAATTTCAGCTACAGGCCGTATTTCCAGGAAGCGCTTCGCGGGCAGCAATCGCGGTTCTATGCGCTCGGGACCACATCGCTGAAGCGCGGCTACTTTTTCGGCTCCCCGATCCGGGTCGGAAACGAGATCCGCGGCGTCATGGTGTTCAAGGTCGATGTCGAGCGCATCGAAGCCTCCTGGCAGGGCGGTGAGTACAAGATTTTCGTCTCCGACCCGGAAGGCATCATCTTCATGTCCGGCGATCCGGAGTGGCGCTACGCGTCGGTCCTGCCGCTGACATCGGACCGGCTGGCACGAACCGAGGCCTCCAGGCGCTACGCCGACGCCACCGTGCACGCCCTTCCCGTCTTGGAGCGCGTCTCGTCCGATCGTCACTTCCTCACCGTCTCGGCCGGAAACTCGAGCCGCGAATACCTGATGCTTTCGCAGCGGATGCCCGACGCCGACTGGACCGTGAACGTGCTGGTCGATACGGCGTCGGTGCGAACACAGGCGCTGACGACTGTCATCGCCGCCCTGCTTCTGCTCTGCCTTGCGGGCCTCGGCGTCGCCATCATTTTTCAGCGGCGGGCACGGCTCAACGAGCGCCTGTCGATGCAGGCGGAGGCCCGGGCCGAGCTGGAGCGCCGGGTCGACGAACGCACCGCCGACCTCGCGCGCGTCAACGCCCAGATCGAGGAAGAGATCGCCGAACGGCGGCTGACGGAGAAGCAGCTGCGCCGCACGCAGGCCGATCTGATCCAGGCCGGGAAACTGGCAGGGCTCGGGCAGATGTCGGCCGCACTCTCGCACGAATTCAACCAACCGCTTGCCGCCGCCAAGACCTATGCCGACAGCGCCGCACTGCTGATCGAGCGGGGTCGATCCGACGAGGCGACCGACAATATCCGCCGCATCTCCGGGCTCGTCGACCGCATGGCGGCGATCAGCAAGCACCTGCGCAACTTCGCCCGCAAGCCGAACGAGAAACTCGGGCCCGTTCTCGTCGAAGACGTGGTGCGCGATACGATGGAGATCGTCTCGGTTCGGTTGAAGGCGGCGGCAGCGAGCATCGATATCGATCTCGGCGACGAGCCGCTCGTCGTTCGCGCCGGCTCGGTGCGCCTGCAGCAGGTGCTCGTCAACATCATTTCCAATGCCGCCGATGCTGTCGAAGGGCTCGATGACCGTACCATCCGCCTGCGTGCGCGACAGGAAGACGGCAAAGTCGTGCTGACCGTCAGCGACCCGGGACCGGGGATTGCCCCGGCGATTGCCGAGCGCATCTTCGATCCGTTCTTTTCCACAAAGGGCGTCGGCAAGGGGCTGGGCCTTGGCCTTTCGATTTCCTATAACATTATCAAGGATTTCGGCGGGAGCCTTATCGCCACCAACCCTGCGGGCGGCGGCGCCGAGTTCCGCATCGAACTCGCTGCCGAAAACAGCAACGCCCGGGAGGCCGCCGAATGA
- a CDS encoding sigma-54 dependent transcriptional regulator, with protein MIESRILLVDDEEDVRHSSAQALELAGFRVDAFSAAEHALEFISYSFPGVVISDIRMPGMDGMTLLQRIREIDAEVPVILITGHGDVQLAVRAMREGAYDFVEKPFAAQMLAGTIRRALDWRALVLENRRLKAVAGKRDDIEQRLPGRSQVMVDLRYRIRALGAADADTLIIGDTGVGKEVLARTLHDLSTRANSPFIAINCAALPENLIESELFGHEPGAFPGAIRPRYGKFEHGRGGTILLDEIGSMPFDLQAKFLRVLQERVITRLGSNEQVPLDVRFIATSKVDLEKEVAAGRFRADLLYRLNVATLRVPSLAQRRADIPLLFLQLVRESAARYGRDEVEISQSMLAEIAERDWPGNVRELRNAAERLVLGLDAAPDDSVRSENGNRLADKVAAYEKGLIASAIAAHGGALKPVYETLGISRKTLYEKMQKFGLDKKLVASDFSAENET; from the coding sequence ATGATCGAGAGCCGGATCCTGCTCGTCGACGACGAAGAGGATGTGCGCCATTCGAGCGCCCAAGCGCTGGAACTCGCCGGTTTCCGCGTCGACGCCTTTTCGGCCGCCGAACACGCGCTCGAATTCATCAGCTACAGCTTTCCGGGCGTGGTCATCAGCGATATCCGTATGCCGGGCATGGACGGCATGACGCTCCTGCAGCGCATCCGCGAGATCGATGCGGAAGTACCGGTCATTCTCATCACTGGCCATGGCGATGTGCAGCTTGCCGTTCGCGCCATGCGCGAAGGCGCCTATGATTTCGTCGAGAAGCCCTTTGCAGCCCAGATGCTCGCCGGCACGATCCGCCGGGCACTGGACTGGCGCGCGCTCGTTCTCGAGAACCGGCGGCTGAAGGCGGTTGCCGGCAAGCGCGACGACATCGAGCAACGGCTGCCCGGGCGAAGCCAGGTCATGGTTGACCTGCGCTACCGTATCCGCGCACTGGGCGCGGCCGATGCCGATACCTTGATTATCGGCGACACCGGCGTCGGCAAGGAGGTGCTGGCCCGGACGCTGCATGACCTCAGCACCCGCGCCAACAGCCCGTTCATCGCCATCAACTGCGCCGCATTGCCGGAAAACCTGATCGAAAGCGAACTCTTCGGCCATGAGCCCGGCGCTTTCCCGGGCGCCATCCGTCCGCGCTACGGCAAGTTCGAACATGGTCGCGGCGGCACGATCCTGCTCGACGAGATCGGCTCGATGCCCTTCGACCTGCAGGCAAAGTTTCTGCGGGTTCTTCAGGAACGGGTCATCACCCGGCTCGGGTCGAACGAGCAGGTGCCGCTCGACGTGCGCTTCATCGCCACCAGCAAGGTCGATCTTGAGAAGGAAGTGGCAGCCGGACGCTTCCGGGCGGACCTCCTCTATCGCCTCAACGTCGCAACGCTCCGCGTGCCCTCGCTTGCGCAACGACGCGCCGACATTCCGCTGCTCTTCCTGCAACTGGTCAGGGAGTCGGCTGCGCGCTACGGCCGGGACGAGGTGGAGATCTCCCAGTCGATGCTGGCCGAAATCGCCGAGCGCGACTGGCCGGGCAATGTGCGCGAGCTGCGCAATGCCGCCGAGCGGCTGGTGCTCGGGCTCGATGCGGCCCCCGACGACAGCGTACGATCGGAAAACGGCAACCGCCTTGCCGACAAGGTGGCGGCCTATGAAAAGGGTCTGATCGCCAGTGCGATCGCGGCCCATGGCGGCGCGCTGAAGCCGGTCTACGAGACCCTCGGCATCTCGCGCAAGACCCTCTACGAGAAGATGCAGAAGTTCGGGCTCGACAAGAAACTCGTGGCTTCCGACTTCTCCGCAGAGAACGAGACCTGA